In one Bacillus mesophilus genomic region, the following are encoded:
- the cspD gene encoding cold-shock protein CspD, whose amino-acid sequence MQNGKVKWFNSEKGFGFIEVDGGDDVFVHFSAIQGEGFKTLEEGQEVSFEIVEGNRGPQAANVNKL is encoded by the coding sequence ATGCAAAACGGTAAAGTAAAATGGTTTAACAGTGAAAAAGGTTTCGGATTCATCGAAGTTGACGGTGGAGATGACGTATTCGTACATTTCTCAGCAATCCAAGGTGAAGGTTTCAAAACTTTAGAAGAAGGCCAAGAAGTTAGCTTCGAAATCGTTGAAGGTAACCGCGGACCTCAAGCTGCTAACGTAAACAAACTATAA